Proteins encoded by one window of Lathyrus oleraceus cultivar Zhongwan6 chromosome 1, CAAS_Psat_ZW6_1.0, whole genome shotgun sequence:
- the LOC127115167 gene encoding uncharacterized protein LOC127115167 → MAPPTVLPPGYDANVRCDFHSGAPGHHIEKCRAFQHKVQDLIDSKTINFSPVPNVVNNPMPAHGAHRVNCIEGVESEDLVISVDEIQTSLLVVKDRLLNSGVHPGCGEICVGCAEAEDGCELLRAGIQGLMDRGCVQFGRADNRDQGAVATVTIFFKPAEGRAPTTSGNPVTIAAPVAANTPTTIVAPVRRAENNNAVPWRYDNAYRSNRRAENRVKPSNQAPVTIFAPASKAPVVVSPAVDNEISVNQLEGVIANVTTRHGVGFTDLDLTPEGRNHNKALHITMECKGAVLSHVLVDTGSSLNVLPKQILKKIPVEGVVLTPSDLVVRAFDGSKRSVFGEITLPIRIGPEEFDIVFYVMDIQPAYSCLLGRPWIHAAGAVKELRLKGIVSYLGCFA, encoded by the exons ATGGCTCCACCAACCGTCTTGCCACCTGGGTACGATGCAAATGTCCGGTGCGATTTCCATTCAGGGGCACCAGGACATCATAttgagaaatgtcgggcttttcAGCATAAAGTCCAAGATCTGATCGATTCTAAGACGATCAATTTCTCccctgtgccgaatgttgtgaacaatcccatgcccgcgcatggcGCTCACCGGGTAAACTGTATCGAGGGGGTCGAATCTGAAGATCTGGTGATCAGTGTggatgagattcagacttctctATTGGTTGTAAAAGACCGTCTGCTGAATAGTGGTGTTCATCCGGGCTGCGGTGAAATTTGTGTGGGTTGTGCAGAGGCCGAGGATGGGTGTGAATTACtgagggctggtatccagggtttgatggatcgAGGCTGTGTACAGTTTGGTAGGGCTGATAACAGAGATCAAGGGGCAGTGGCTACTGTCACTATCTTCTTCAAGCCAGCTGAAGGGCGTGCGCCTACAACCAGTGGTAATCCGGTTACCATAGCCGCACCAGTTGCTGCTAACACTCCTACAACAATCGTCGCTCCGGTTAGAAGGGCCGAGAATAATAATGCTGTGCCTTGGAGGTATGACAATGCCTACCGAAGCAACAGGAGGGCTGAGAACAGGGTCAAGCCTTCAAATCAAGCGCCCGTGACGATTTTTGCACCTGCTAGTAAAGCCCCGGTCGTTGTGAGTCCTGCTGTGGACAAC gagatttccgTCAATCAGCTTGAAGGTGTAATTGCTAACGTGACTACCCGACACGGCgtggggttcacagatcttgaTTTAACACCTGAGGGGCGGAACcacaacaaggccttgcacatcaccatggagtgtaaGGGGGCTGTGCTGTCACATGTCCTGGTGGACACCGGCTCTTCGTTGAACGTGCTGCCGAAGCAGATCCTGAAGAAGATACcggttgaaggggttgtgctgacGCCAAGTGACCTagttgttcgtgcatttgatggatccaagcgttctgtctttggtgaaaTCACTCTGCCTATAAGGATCGGTCCGGAGGAgtttgacattgtcttctatgtcatggacatccagcctgcttaTAGTTGTCTTCTGGGGCGTCCATGGATACATGCAGCGGGAGCA